Proteins from a single region of Lysinibacillus sp. JNUCC-52:
- a CDS encoding thiolase family protein has product MMAVYIVNGSRTAFGSFGGVFANTTDIDLGVVVVKEALHRSGLKANQIEEIVFGNIIQTTSSAAYLARHIGLKSGLTEDSTALTVNRLCGSGLQAIVTASQEIELGNIQAAIAGGTENMSQAPQVLRGTRFGSPNKAPIVEDMLWATLYDEVAGCGMGMTAENLAEKYEISREEQDAFSYNSHKRAAEARHSGRFAEEIAPVLVKTRKGMIEITEDEHIREEISMEALAKLKPAFKKDGSVSAGNASGINDGAAAIVLVSEAYLQEHQLKPLAKIVTSATAGVDPTMMGIGPAPAIRKLLKKVNLTLEDIGLFELNEAFAAQSLAVLKELGINQEKVNVNGGAVALGHPVGASGARITYSLALEMQKRGVKYGVASLCIGGGQGIAILLENPTV; this is encoded by the coding sequence ATGATGGCAGTATATATTGTAAATGGTAGTAGAACAGCATTTGGTTCTTTTGGCGGTGTCTTTGCTAATACAACTGATATTGATCTAGGTGTTGTCGTTGTGAAAGAAGCATTACATCGTTCAGGGCTAAAGGCAAATCAGATAGAAGAAATCGTCTTTGGCAATATCATTCAAACAACAAGTTCAGCGGCATATCTAGCTCGACACATCGGATTAAAAAGTGGTTTAACGGAGGACAGTACTGCACTTACGGTTAACCGTTTATGCGGGTCGGGTTTACAAGCAATTGTGACTGCATCGCAGGAAATTGAACTTGGGAATATTCAAGCTGCAATTGCAGGGGGTACAGAAAATATGAGTCAAGCACCCCAAGTTTTACGAGGTACACGTTTTGGATCGCCAAATAAAGCACCAATCGTAGAGGATATGTTATGGGCGACTTTATATGATGAGGTTGCAGGATGTGGTATGGGGATGACGGCTGAAAACTTAGCGGAGAAATATGAAATATCACGTGAAGAACAGGATGCATTCTCCTACAACTCACATAAACGTGCAGCGGAAGCTCGTCATTCAGGTCGTTTTGCGGAGGAAATTGCACCAGTATTAGTAAAGACACGTAAAGGTATGATTGAGATAACTGAGGATGAACATATACGCGAAGAAATTTCGATGGAAGCTTTAGCAAAACTGAAACCAGCATTCAAAAAAGACGGCTCGGTATCAGCAGGGAATGCAAGTGGTATTAATGACGGTGCCGCAGCAATCGTTCTTGTATCGGAAGCTTACTTACAGGAGCATCAGTTAAAGCCATTAGCAAAAATCGTCACTTCCGCAACGGCAGGTGTTGATCCAACAATGATGGGAATTGGCCCAGCTCCAGCGATTCGTAAATTATTGAAAAAAGTAAATTTAACATTAGAGGATATCGGATTGTTTGAACTAAATGAAGCATTCGCTGCACAGTCATTAGCAGTTTTAAAGGAGTTAGGTATTAATCAAGAAAAAGTGAATGTCAATGGCGGAGCAGTTGCACTTGGGCATCCAGTCGGTGCAAGTGGAGCACGTATTACTTACTCGCTTGCATTAGAAATGCAAAAACGAGGTGTTAAATACGGCGTAGCAAGCCTATGCATTGGTGGCGGACAAGGCATTGCTATTTTACTAGAAAATCCAACAGTGTAG
- a CDS encoding 3-hydroxybutyrate dehydrogenase, protein MRNILVTGAGGGLGSAMVKKFVTEGDYVFAADLKIEAAQAVADLYPGKVEAVELDVSNASSIQHVINSICENHELHVLVNNAGLQYRARIEDFPEEKWDLLQNVMLKGPFLMTKYVFPYMKKQKHGRIVNISSVHGELATPEKVAYVAAKHGVIGLTRVASLEGAAYGITVNAILPGPVKTPLLVKQLKDLEESRGMTEAEALNEIVYPKQAMQRFITAEEIADSVYFISSKDATAITGEALNVSGGM, encoded by the coding sequence ATGCGTAATATTTTAGTGACTGGTGCAGGTGGAGGTCTAGGCTCAGCAATGGTGAAAAAGTTTGTAACAGAAGGCGATTATGTCTTTGCTGCAGATTTAAAGATAGAAGCTGCACAAGCAGTGGCAGACTTATATCCTGGAAAGGTTGAAGCGGTTGAACTAGATGTTTCAAATGCCAGTTCAATCCAACATGTAATAAATAGTATTTGTGAAAATCATGAACTTCATGTATTGGTGAATAATGCAGGCCTACAATACCGTGCTAGAATTGAAGATTTTCCAGAAGAAAAGTGGGATTTACTTCAAAATGTCATGCTAAAAGGCCCGTTTTTAATGACGAAATATGTTTTTCCGTATATGAAAAAGCAAAAACATGGCCGTATAGTTAATATTTCTTCCGTACATGGTGAGCTGGCAACACCAGAAAAAGTGGCATATGTCGCTGCGAAGCACGGTGTAATTGGTTTAACACGAGTAGCATCACTTGAAGGTGCTGCATATGGGATTACAGTAAATGCCATTTTACCAGGACCAGTGAAAACACCTTTACTGGTGAAACAATTAAAAGATCTTGAAGAAAGTAGAGGTATGACTGAAGCCGAGGCATTAAACGAAATTGTGTATCCGAAACAAGCAATGCAACGTTTTATTACAGCTGAAGAAATTGCAGATAGTGTATATTTCATTTCTTCAAAGGATGCAACGGCTATAACTGGCGAAGCGCTTAATGTTTCAGGTGGAATGTAA